The following proteins are encoded in a genomic region of Deltaproteobacteria bacterium:
- the amrB gene encoding AmmeMemoRadiSam system protein B codes for MKILRLFLIVIVIGLGFAVACQATKAPDADIREPAVAGKFYTDSAPRLKLAIEKFLQDAVPVKVKNPIAIIVPHAGYIFSGQICADGFRQVSNQQFDVVVILGTNHTSPSFDKISLYPGGGFRTPLGTAMIDRDVVSSLVKADPDCTLDKSPHEYEHSVEVIVPFVQVLFPKAKIVPAVVGSPDVQMCARFGQTLAKVLKNRRALIVASSDLSHYPEAEAASAVDKETLEAVTKLEPAVLHSTIQSQMDRRIPQLSTSACGEAPIMAAMAAARSLGATRGVVVSYANSGDVSIGERSRVVGYGAVVLTAEEDGKGTGGTNEPSSTPASNSLRSTDKKALLAFARETISRILSTDTVPLARGFDPNLQQHRGVFVTLKKKGELRGCIGRIIGDEPLCKLVGTMAIQAALNDRRFSPLSADELNDIDIEISVLTPMKQVSGVADIVVGRDGVLLSKEGRSAVFLPQVATEQGWTREEMLDNLCRKAGLNTGCWKKGSQFSTFQAVAFSEADFK; via the coding sequence ATGAAAATACTACGATTGTTTCTTATAGTGATTGTCATCGGTCTTGGATTTGCCGTAGCGTGTCAGGCGACAAAAGCGCCTGACGCCGATATCCGCGAACCGGCAGTCGCAGGAAAGTTCTATACTGACTCCGCACCCAGACTGAAACTTGCTATCGAGAAATTCCTTCAGGATGCAGTCCCGGTCAAAGTTAAAAATCCCATCGCTATTATCGTTCCCCATGCCGGCTACATCTTCTCCGGCCAGATTTGCGCCGACGGGTTCAGGCAGGTCAGCAATCAGCAGTTTGATGTGGTCGTCATCCTGGGAACGAACCATACAAGTCCGAGTTTTGATAAAATTTCACTTTATCCCGGAGGGGGATTCCGCACCCCTCTTGGAACGGCGATGATTGACAGAGACGTTGTCTCCTCACTTGTAAAAGCAGATCCCGATTGCACACTGGATAAATCGCCGCATGAGTATGAGCATTCCGTTGAAGTCATTGTGCCGTTCGTACAGGTTCTCTTTCCCAAGGCAAAAATTGTCCCAGCGGTTGTTGGCTCGCCGGATGTGCAAATGTGCGCCCGTTTCGGCCAAACCCTTGCAAAGGTTTTGAAAAACAGGCGGGCTCTTATCGTCGCCAGTTCCGACCTCTCCCACTACCCTGAAGCAGAAGCTGCATCAGCCGTGGATAAGGAAACTCTTGAAGCCGTTACAAAATTAGAGCCGGCCGTTCTTCACTCAACCATACAGTCCCAAATGGATCGGCGCATTCCTCAACTCTCCACCAGTGCCTGTGGAGAAGCCCCCATCATGGCTGCAATGGCGGCCGCCAGGTCTTTGGGGGCCACCCGTGGGGTAGTTGTCAGCTATGCCAATTCGGGAGATGTGTCTATCGGTGAGCGTTCTCGGGTTGTCGGATATGGCGCTGTCGTACTGACTGCGGAAGAGGACGGGAAAGGCACAGGCGGAACAAATGAACCATCATCGACTCCGGCATCCAACTCGCTTCGGTCTACCGACAAAAAGGCATTACTTGCCTTTGCCAGGGAAACCATATCCCGAATCCTTTCGACCGATACGGTTCCTCTTGCCAGGGGTTTCGATCCGAATCTGCAACAGCATCGAGGGGTTTTTGTCACCCTCAAAAAAAAGGGTGAGCTCCGCGGCTGCATCGGCCGGATCATCGGAGACGAACCTCTCTGCAAGCTCGTCGGGACCATGGCGATTCAGGCAGCGCTGAATGATAGACGGTTCAGCCCTCTATCTGCCGATGAACTCAATGATATCGACATTGAAATATCCGTACTGACGCCCATGAAACAGGTCTCCGGCGTCGCGGATATTGTTGTCGGGCGGGATGGCGTTTTACTCAGTAAAGAGGGACGTTCGGCGGTTTTCCTTCCCCAAGTGGCCACAGAACAGGGGTGGACCCGTGAAGAAATGCTTGATAACCTCTGCCGCAAGGCAGGGTTGAATACGGGATGCTGGAAAAAGGGATCTCAATTTTCAACCTTTCAGGCCGTTGCATTCAGCGAAGCTGACTTTAAATAA
- the amrS gene encoding AmmeMemoRadiSam system radical SAM enzyme, whose amino-acid sequence MITRREFLTTLARFAPILGGAGIILSDPFWQRLLTGDDSGLAFAAYSIDEIVRSAPRARYWTSPTSAGANCFACHSNQAGIQGKRYVHKENIVKCLLCAHNCVIRDGQRGRCRTRMNVKGELRSLVYGRPVSIHVDPIEKKPFYHFLPGADAYTVGTSGCPFQCKFCQNWELSQSWPEDYHVPFTPPDKLVKSVVSRRARVIAFSYNEPTVYTEYLTDIARDAKKQGLRSVLISCGFMNEVPLAEMCKVLDAIKIDLKGYSDNFYRTVSNAELRPVLRSIKQIAKSRTHLEIVNLVVPTLNDSDKLLRGLISWILGEVGPDVPVHFSRFHPDYQMLNLPPTPIATLERARDMALSRGIHYPYVGNVPSHPGNHTYCPNCKKVVIQRHGFFITEMNIKGGRCKFCKRKIAGVWT is encoded by the coding sequence ATGATTACACGCCGTGAGTTTTTAACAACATTAGCAAGATTTGCACCGATACTTGGCGGCGCCGGCATAATTCTGTCCGATCCCTTCTGGCAGAGGTTGTTGACGGGCGATGATTCGGGTCTCGCCTTCGCCGCTTATTCTATCGACGAAATCGTTCGGTCAGCTCCCCGTGCACGTTACTGGACTTCGCCCACGTCTGCCGGCGCCAATTGTTTCGCATGCCACAGCAACCAGGCCGGCATTCAAGGCAAGCGTTACGTTCATAAGGAAAACATTGTTAAATGCCTCCTGTGCGCCCATAATTGTGTCATCAGAGATGGCCAGCGGGGCAGGTGCCGCACACGCATGAACGTTAAGGGAGAACTGCGCAGTCTCGTCTATGGACGTCCTGTCTCTATCCATGTCGATCCGATCGAGAAGAAACCCTTTTATCACTTTCTTCCGGGGGCAGACGCATATACCGTGGGAACCTCAGGCTGTCCGTTTCAGTGCAAGTTTTGCCAAAACTGGGAACTCTCACAGTCCTGGCCGGAGGATTACCATGTTCCGTTTACACCACCCGACAAACTCGTCAAATCTGTAGTATCCCGCAGGGCCCGTGTCATCGCCTTCAGCTACAATGAACCGACGGTCTATACGGAATACCTGACCGATATTGCCCGGGATGCGAAAAAGCAGGGACTTCGTTCAGTTTTGATAAGCTGCGGATTCATGAATGAGGTGCCGTTAGCCGAAATGTGCAAGGTGCTGGATGCCATCAAGATTGACCTTAAGGGGTATAGTGACAATTTTTATCGTACAGTAAGCAACGCGGAACTGCGACCTGTGCTCAGAAGTATAAAACAGATAGCCAAGAGCCGCACCCATCTCGAAATCGTGAACTTAGTGGTTCCCACTTTGAACGATTCCGATAAGCTGTTGCGGGGATTAATAAGCTGGATTCTGGGAGAAGTCGGTCCCGATGTCCCCGTTCACTTCAGCCGTTTTCATCCGGACTACCAAATGCTCAATCTCCCTCCCACGCCTATTGCCACGCTGGAACGCGCGCGTGACATGGCCCTCAGTAGAGGAATTCATTATCCATATGTGGGCAATGTACCAAGTCATCCGGGCAATCACACCTACTGCCCGAACTGTAAAAAAGTAGTGATACAACGGCATGGTTTTTTTATCACGGAGATGAACATAAAGGGTGGACGCTGTAAATTCTGCAAACGGAAAATCGCCGGTGTATGGACTTAG
- a CDS encoding SDR family NAD(P)-dependent oxidoreductase, whose translation MKRFSRTVTFITGASSGIGAALALEVARQGGDVVLVARRQERLRKLAREIESMGGRVLAVPCDINISGDLERVVEKTKEEFGRIDYVFANAGFGVAGRFEKLTVEDFRRQFETNIFGVLRTVYATREQLIASRGCLGLIGSINGYIATPRLSAYSMSKFAIHGLAESLRYEFQPHSVGVVLIVPGFVQTEIRQVDKWGIYHPEMQDRIPAWLQISSEEAARQIAQAIQRRQRVKIITKHGKIAVFLQRHCPGLLSAIISRLSAKGFI comes from the coding sequence ATGAAGAGATTTTCCAGGACTGTGACGTTCATTACAGGCGCCTCATCGGGCATCGGGGCTGCTCTGGCTCTGGAGGTGGCGCGCCAGGGCGGCGACGTAGTACTCGTTGCACGCCGTCAGGAGCGATTGCGGAAACTTGCGCGTGAGATAGAATCGATGGGAGGGCGTGTCCTCGCTGTTCCTTGCGATATAAACATTAGCGGAGATCTTGAGCGGGTGGTAGAGAAAACAAAAGAGGAATTTGGCCGGATCGATTATGTCTTTGCCAATGCAGGATTCGGTGTTGCCGGGCGCTTCGAAAAGCTGACCGTTGAGGATTTCCGGCGTCAGTTTGAAACGAACATATTCGGAGTACTGAGGACTGTTTACGCAACCAGGGAGCAGCTCATTGCATCTCGTGGATGTCTCGGGCTCATCGGCAGTATTAATGGCTATATCGCAACACCCCGTCTTTCGGCATACTCAATGAGTAAATTTGCAATCCACGGACTTGCCGAGTCGCTCCGGTATGAGTTCCAACCCCACAGTGTCGGCGTTGTCCTTATCGTTCCCGGATTTGTGCAGACAGAGATCCGCCAGGTGGATAAATGGGGTATATATCATCCTGAAATGCAGGATCGCATCCCCGCCTGGCTGCAGATATCCTCCGAAGAAGCTGCGCGCCAGATTGCACAGGCAATTCAAAGGCGACAGCGTGTAAAAATTATCACCAAGCATGGTAAAATAGCCGTATTCCTTCAGCGTCACTGCCCGGGACTCCTGTCCGCGATTATTTCCCGGCTGAGCGCAAAAGGGTTTATCTGA
- a CDS encoding ribonuclease, whose product MGHCLEIQKVSPTSFHGVSDHIKKYNRLPDNFITKNEAKKLGWNPARGNLWDVAPGKHIGGDVFHNREKKLPVKRGRSWYEADINYKGGKRGKDRIIYSSDGLIYKTEDHYRTFTRIQ is encoded by the coding sequence ATGGGCCATTGCCTGGAGATTCAAAAAGTATCTCCGACCTCATTTCACGGGGTGTCGGATCATATCAAAAAGTATAACCGTCTGCCGGATAACTTTATCACGAAAAACGAAGCGAAAAAACTGGGCTGGAACCCGGCCAGGGGAAATCTATGGGATGTTGCGCCGGGCAAGCATATCGGCGGTGATGTATTTCACAACAGGGAAAAAAAGCTTCCGGTAAAGAGAGGGCGAAGCTGGTATGAGGCGGACATTAATTACAAAGGCGGCAAACGGGGGAAAGACCGGATCATATATTCCAGCGATGGCCTTATTTACAAGACGGAGGATCACTACAGAACATTTACGAGGATACAATGA